One window of Mediterraneibacter butyricigenes genomic DNA carries:
- a CDS encoding RloB family protein: MAPVRSYTNWNSRTTDEEEQIEPYRKYFFICEGANTETWYFKKLIDIRKELNIHPLIDIRLLEKTEGDRDISFPRRLIEFAENQKENPEIAFDKERDKMIVVFDGDIFEEKVLDYDELVAEGEKKNILAVSNPAFELFLLLHYENSYEDDIEPNAEQIIQNEKDGHQTFIYKLLLARTGINPKKNAAIGELAKNIEIAIEQEKKINEDIHQCKGQITCNIGRIIDEIRKDDGR; encoded by the coding sequence TTGGCTCCAGTAAGAAGTTATACGAATTGGAATAGTAGAACTACAGATGAAGAAGAACAGATTGAGCCTTATCGTAAGTACTTTTTCATATGTGAGGGTGCAAATACTGAAACATGGTATTTCAAAAAGTTAATTGATATCCGAAAAGAGTTAAATATTCATCCATTGATCGATATCCGGTTACTTGAAAAAACAGAGGGAGACAGGGACATTTCATTTCCAAGACGTTTGATTGAGTTTGCAGAAAATCAGAAAGAAAATCCAGAAATAGCGTTTGATAAAGAACGGGATAAGATGATTGTTGTATTTGATGGAGACATTTTTGAAGAGAAGGTACTTGATTATGATGAATTGGTAGCTGAAGGTGAAAAGAAGAATATATTAGCGGTTAGTAATCCGGCATTTGAATTATTTCTGTTGTTACATTATGAAAATTCATACGAAGATGATATTGAGCCAAATGCTGAACAGATTATCCAGAATGAAAAAGATGGACATCAGACATTTATCTATAAGTTGTTACTTGCCAGAACAGGAATCAATCCGAAGAAAAATGCTGCGATTGGAGAACTGGCGAAAAATATAGAGATTGCTATTGAACAGGAAAAGAAAATCAATGAGGATATTCATCAGTGTAAGGGACAGATTACGTGTAATATAGGTCGGATTATTGATGAGATTCGGAAGGATGATGGAAGATAA